One part of the Myxococcales bacterium genome encodes these proteins:
- a CDS encoding APC family permease yields MTTSTVVFMIFCLCAAGAYGIEEMIPQAGPGLTLVMLIVLPFVWSTPMGLVASELGSAIPQEGGFYKWVQRACGEFWGFQAGWWRTISIYFDNTIYVVLAGSYTASVIDLTPIEEYLFKASVIVLFTYINIRGIKDVGAVSTAISIVVMIAFAMVAAFGFANWQSNPFEPFIPPGQTLLQSIGAGIAIGIWVYSGYESMSTMAGEIEDPQVIPKATMITVPLIMAVYILPTMGGLASLGSWSEWASEGGLSYSDVVANHVPALGILFVFVAVIAQFSIFNTYIASGSRGFFALAQDNLAPRALVKCSKERGVPYIAVLSLGAFSLVVCMFPFEVIVVVDVMLFMAAYVLIFISACILRIKEPDLERPFKVPFGTKGFIAMCVPPISIAFVALFINGTDYFVGGMLAMVSGPVAYFIFRRKYGGLTKIDPVRHPGNPKTGLGIGDTKRMAWMFGILTAVGIIAVFFLPWYDDPQSYTDDYGIEGLFDMLMSCIRWMTAAFGMLTAALLIIARRVEPAETAARRVAASL; encoded by the coding sequence ATGACGACGTCCACCGTTGTCTTCATGATCTTTTGTCTTTGTGCCGCCGGCGCCTACGGGATCGAAGAAATGATCCCTCAGGCGGGGCCTGGTCTGACGCTCGTCATGTTGATTGTGCTTCCTTTCGTGTGGAGCACTCCGATGGGGCTGGTGGCCTCGGAGCTAGGGTCCGCAATCCCTCAAGAGGGAGGATTCTACAAGTGGGTACAGCGCGCCTGCGGTGAATTCTGGGGCTTTCAGGCCGGCTGGTGGCGGACCATCTCCATCTATTTCGACAATACGATCTACGTCGTGCTTGCAGGATCGTATACCGCCAGCGTCATCGACCTTACACCGATCGAGGAATATCTCTTCAAGGCGTCGGTCATCGTCCTTTTCACCTACATCAATATTCGAGGCATCAAGGACGTCGGGGCGGTGAGCACGGCCATCTCCATTGTCGTCATGATCGCCTTTGCGATGGTCGCTGCCTTCGGTTTCGCGAACTGGCAGAGCAATCCCTTTGAGCCCTTCATTCCACCGGGTCAGACTCTGCTGCAGAGCATCGGGGCCGGGATTGCGATCGGCATCTGGGTGTACTCCGGCTATGAGTCCATGTCGACCATGGCGGGCGAAATCGAAGATCCCCAGGTGATTCCGAAGGCCACCATGATCACGGTTCCCTTGATCATGGCGGTGTACATCCTGCCCACCATGGGCGGGCTCGCCTCTCTTGGATCCTGGAGTGAATGGGCTTCGGAAGGCGGCCTGTCCTACAGCGATGTCGTAGCGAATCACGTTCCCGCTCTCGGGATCCTATTTGTGTTCGTGGCGGTGATCGCACAGTTTTCCATCTTCAATACCTATATTGCGTCCGGCTCCAGGGGGTTTTTCGCCCTCGCTCAAGATAATTTGGCACCGAGAGCGCTCGTCAAGTGCAGCAAAGAGCGCGGCGTTCCCTACATCGCAGTCTTGTCTCTGGGGGCGTTCAGTCTCGTCGTCTGCATGTTTCCGTTCGAAGTAATCGTGGTCGTGGACGTGATGCTCTTCATGGCCGCCTACGTGCTGATCTTCATCTCCGCCTGCATCTTGCGTATCAAGGAGCCAGACCTCGAAAGACCCTTTAAGGTTCCGTTCGGGACCAAGGGTTTCATCGCCATGTGCGTCCCACCGATCAGCATCGCTTTCGTTGCACTGTTCATCAATGGAACCGATTACTTCGTGGGAGGCATGCTTGCCATGGTGAGCGGGCCAGTCGCGTATTTCATCTTCAGGAGAAAATACGGTGGCTTGACGAAGATCGATCCTGTGCGCCATCCGGGCAATCCAAAGACCGGACTGGGAATCGGCGATACAAAGAGAATGGCGTGGATGTTCGGAATCCTGACGGCAGTCGGAATCATCGCCGTCTTTTTCCTGCCATGGTACGACGACCCACAGTCTTACACGGACGACTACGGGATCGAGGGACTTTTCGACATGCTCATGAGTTGCATACGCTGGATGACCGCGGCCTTTGGCATGCTCACCGCCGCCTTGCTGATCATTGCCAGACGCGTCGAGCCGGCCGAAACGGCGGCGCGACGAGTTGCTGCGTCTCTATGA